Proteins from a genomic interval of Shewanella seohaensis:
- a CDS encoding type IV pilus secretin PilQ, with protein MKSSAAIKIPLSFLSSGLAKSVIGIALVFGFLPSSFAANRLMDVKYHALVDHQLEVELVFEEAISAPTIDSNASPAQLVLTFDDSISGLSKDRLPINQVGVKDIVTAQQDTHLMVTLGLSKVKPYQGSVVGNSYRLTINDEVAGSQAANNPFVNSVKNIDFRRNANGGGELLVYLNNRSVAANVEQIGAKLEVQLYNTDINSDLLYVMDVQDFSTPVKHFETFKDDLTTRILVDVSGNYEFNYKQEDNLFRLSINKVERAAATKEVKKYNGKTLSLNFQNISVRTVLQIIADYNNFNLVTSDTVEGDITLRLDDVPWDQALDLILQTKGLDKRIEGNILMVAPSEELAIRESQNLKNKQEVKELAPLYSEYLQINYAKATDIAELLKGADSSLLSPRGSVAVDERTNTVLVKDTAEIIENIHRLVEVLDIPIRQVLIESRMVTVKDDVSEDLGIRWGVTDQQGSKGTSGTLEGAGSIANGTVPTLDNRLNVNLPAAVTNPTSIAFHVAKLADGTILDLELSALEQENKGEIIASPRITTSNQKAAYIEQGVEIPYVQSTSSGATSVTFKKAVLSLRVTPQITPDNRVILDLEITQDSQGKTVDTPTGPAVAIDTQRIGTQVLVDNGETIVLGGIYQQNLISRVSKVPILGDIPLVGFLFRNTTDKNERQELLIFVTPKIVNEKL; from the coding sequence ATGAAATCTTCTGCCGCGATAAAAATCCCGTTATCGTTTTTATCTTCAGGCTTAGCTAAGTCTGTTATTGGGATCGCATTAGTATTTGGATTTTTGCCATCGAGTTTTGCGGCAAATAGGTTGATGGATGTCAAATACCATGCTCTTGTCGATCATCAATTAGAAGTCGAGTTAGTATTTGAGGAGGCAATTAGCGCGCCCACAATTGACTCTAATGCTTCTCCTGCTCAGTTGGTATTAACCTTCGATGACAGTATTTCTGGCTTGTCTAAGGATCGTCTGCCGATTAACCAAGTCGGTGTGAAGGACATAGTGACGGCGCAGCAAGATACCCATTTAATGGTGACATTGGGCTTATCTAAGGTTAAACCGTATCAAGGTAGTGTCGTTGGTAATTCTTATCGTTTAACGATTAACGATGAGGTTGCGGGCTCACAAGCTGCTAATAATCCGTTCGTTAATAGCGTTAAAAATATCGATTTTCGTCGCAATGCAAATGGTGGTGGTGAGTTATTAGTCTATTTGAATAATCGTTCGGTTGCGGCGAACGTTGAACAAATTGGTGCCAAGCTTGAGGTTCAGCTTTACAACACAGATATTAACAGCGACTTGTTATATGTGATGGACGTGCAGGATTTCTCCACACCGGTAAAGCATTTTGAAACCTTTAAGGACGATTTAACGACCCGGATTTTAGTCGATGTCTCGGGTAACTATGAGTTCAATTACAAACAGGAAGATAATCTCTTTAGGCTCTCAATTAACAAAGTAGAGCGCGCTGCGGCGACCAAAGAGGTAAAGAAATATAACGGAAAAACCCTTTCGTTAAATTTCCAGAATATTTCAGTCCGTACTGTGTTGCAGATTATTGCCGACTACAACAACTTCAACTTAGTTACTAGTGACACGGTTGAGGGGGATATCACCTTAAGACTCGATGACGTGCCTTGGGATCAAGCATTGGATTTGATCCTGCAAACCAAAGGACTCGACAAGCGTATCGAAGGTAATATTCTGATGGTGGCGCCAAGTGAAGAACTGGCGATTCGCGAAAGCCAAAACCTAAAGAATAAGCAGGAAGTAAAAGAGCTTGCGCCACTCTACTCTGAGTATCTGCAAATCAACTATGCTAAGGCGACTGATATTGCCGAATTACTCAAAGGGGCGGACTCAAGTCTATTGTCACCACGTGGCTCAGTGGCCGTCGATGAGCGTACCAACACAGTGTTAGTGAAAGATACCGCTGAAATCATCGAGAATATCCATCGTTTGGTTGAAGTGCTCGATATTCCTATCCGCCAAGTGTTGATTGAATCTCGCATGGTAACGGTAAAAGACGACGTGTCTGAAGATTTAGGTATCCGTTGGGGCGTGACTGATCAGCAGGGTAGCAAAGGGACGTCAGGAACCCTTGAGGGTGCTGGAAGCATTGCCAATGGTACTGTGCCAACGCTGGATAACCGTTTGAACGTGAATTTACCTGCGGCGGTGACAAACCCAACCAGCATCGCTTTCCATGTGGCAAAGCTTGCCGATGGCACCATCTTAGATTTAGAGCTGAGTGCGCTTGAGCAGGAAAACAAAGGTGAGATTATCGCGAGCCCTCGCATTACCACCTCTAACCAAAAAGCGGCGTATATCGAGCAGGGTGTGGAAATCCCTTATGTGCAATCCACTTCCAGTGGCGCGACGTCGGTGACCTTTAAGAAGGCGGTATTGTCATTAAGAGTGACACCACAAATTACCCCTGATAACCGCGTGATTCTGGATCTTGAAATCACTCAAGACTCTCAGGGTAAAACGGTGGATACACCCACAGGTCCGGCAGTTGCTATCGATACTCAACGCATTGGTACGCAAGTGTTAGTGGATAATGGCGAGACCATTGTGCTCGGTGGTATCTATCAGCAGAATTTAATCAGCCGCGTGAGCAAGGTGCCTATCCTGGGTGACATTCCTTTAGTTGGCTTCTTATTCCGTAACACTACCGACAAGAATGAGCGCCAAGAGCTGTTGATTTTCGTGACACCTAAAATTGTGAACGAGAAACTCTAA
- the aroK gene encoding shikimate kinase AroK, which produces MAEKRNIFLVGPMGAGKSTIGRHLAQMLHLEFHDSDQEIEQRTGADIAWVFDVEGEEGFRRREAQVIADLSEKQGIVLATGGGSVQSKDIRNHLSARGIVVYLETTIDKQVARTQRDKRRPLLQVDDPREVLENLAEIRNPLYEEIADVIVKTDDQSAKVVANQIIEKLGF; this is translated from the coding sequence ATGGCTGAAAAACGTAATATTTTTCTGGTAGGCCCAATGGGCGCAGGTAAAAGCACAATTGGTCGCCATCTGGCGCAAATGCTGCATTTAGAATTCCACGATTCAGATCAAGAGATTGAGCAACGCACAGGCGCAGATATTGCTTGGGTGTTTGACGTCGAAGGCGAAGAGGGTTTCCGCCGTCGTGAGGCTCAGGTTATTGCTGATCTGTCTGAAAAACAGGGTATTGTCCTTGCCACTGGTGGTGGTTCAGTTCAGAGCAAAGATATCCGTAATCATTTATCTGCTCGCGGTATCGTGGTGTATCTCGAAACCACTATCGACAAACAGGTTGCGCGTACTCAAAGAGACAAGCGTCGCCCATTACTGCAAGTAGATGATCCGCGAGAAGTATTAGAGAACCTCGCAGAAATCCGTAACCCTCTGTATGAAGAAATTGCTGATGTGATCGTTAAAACTGACGATCAAAGTGCAAAGGTTGTTGCGAATCAAATCATAGAGAAATTAGGTTTCTAG
- the aroB gene encoding 3-dehydroquinate synthase: MTQQIQVDLGERSYPIYIGQSLMSDSETLSRYLLKKRILIVTNETVAPLYLKQIQDTMASFGEVSSVILPDGEQFKDLTHLDSIFTALLQRNYGRDSVLVALGGGVIGDMTGFAAACYQRGVDFIQIPTTLLSQVDSSVGGKTAVNHPLGKNMIGAFYQPQIVIIDTECLQTLPAREFAAGMAEVIKYGIMWDTEFFQWLENNVQALKSLDTQALVYAISRCCEIKADVVSQDETEQGVRALLNLGHTFGHAIEAEMGYGNWLHGEAVAAGTVLAAQTAKSMGLIDESIVRRIVQLFHAFDLPVTAPESMDFDSFIKHMRRDKKVLGGQIRLVLPTAIGRADVFSQVPESTLEQVICCA; this comes from the coding sequence ATGACACAACAAATTCAGGTTGATTTAGGTGAACGCAGTTACCCCATTTATATTGGCCAGAGTTTGATGAGTGATAGCGAGACCTTGTCTCGCTACCTGCTGAAAAAACGTATCCTTATCGTCACCAATGAAACTGTCGCGCCTTTGTATCTTAAGCAGATCCAAGACACGATGGCTTCGTTTGGTGAGGTATCTAGCGTCATCCTTCCCGATGGCGAGCAATTTAAAGATTTAACGCATTTAGATTCTATTTTTACGGCTTTGCTGCAACGCAATTATGGCCGTGATTCAGTGCTGGTGGCTCTCGGTGGTGGAGTTATTGGTGACATGACGGGTTTTGCCGCAGCCTGTTACCAACGTGGTGTCGATTTTATTCAAATTCCGACCACGCTATTATCACAAGTAGATTCCTCCGTTGGCGGAAAAACTGCCGTTAATCATCCGCTTGGCAAAAATATGATCGGGGCTTTTTATCAGCCACAGATCGTCATTATCGATACTGAATGCTTACAGACCTTACCCGCACGTGAATTCGCTGCGGGGATGGCAGAAGTCATTAAGTATGGCATCATGTGGGATACTGAGTTTTTTCAATGGCTTGAGAACAATGTTCAAGCATTGAAAAGCCTAGATACTCAAGCTTTGGTCTATGCGATTTCTCGCTGCTGTGAGATTAAAGCTGATGTCGTGAGCCAGGATGAGACCGAGCAGGGCGTCCGCGCATTATTAAACCTTGGGCATACCTTTGGCCATGCGATTGAAGCCGAGATGGGCTATGGTAATTGGCTGCATGGTGAAGCGGTTGCGGCTGGCACAGTCCTTGCTGCACAAACGGCTAAGTCCATGGGATTGATTGATGAGTCAATTGTTCGTCGTATTGTGCAATTGTTCCACGCTTTCGATCTGCCTGTAACAGCGCCGGAATCGATGGATTTCGACAGTTTTATTAAACATATGCGTCGCGATAAGAAAGTCTTAGGTGGTCAGATCCGGCTGGTACTCCCGACGGCCATTGGTCGAGCTGATGTCTTTAGCCAAGTTCCTGAATCTACCCTAGAACAGGTTATCTGCTGCGCATAA
- a CDS encoding AAA family ATPase, with translation MTFQGQVLLPSQEALVERLHHVASYSDQLLVLVGAHGSGKTTLLTALATDFDESNAALVICPMHADNAEIRRKILVQLVSSPIFDDEISLAETILRVAPKQSKPLHIIIDDAHLLSKELWAECIILNQVQCAGQRIAVTLAVPPAFLADLLPQLPESLRRQILPVSIDLLSLPEREALYQTLLRYSDQNPFTPRDIVRAQLEKQTGTPQEVVALLELALHGQGEKKSVWTQYIVALIGLASVLITIVIWLGLAKPFSSEPIPEVVTYPAVDSAEFLAHGKQILAPYFKQQAESLTQALLAEAVEQADPLAKFHGEEPQAEGESGIAPPVDEATSKGDSTVTEVDNAEPAPAPTEHAKEDSATQVVNATPEPASPVSVRPKTGYAIQIATVSQRETVQSLLKKLHNVPEVRVAKYKHFWVVLVGQFNDSQSAQQAAAELVKEYHLSQPLIKKWAELGGYQLQETRSSGEISE, from the coding sequence GTGACGTTTCAGGGGCAAGTCTTGCTTCCTTCACAGGAAGCCCTCGTAGAAAGATTGCATCATGTGGCCAGTTATAGCGACCAGCTGCTGGTGCTTGTGGGCGCGCACGGTTCGGGGAAGACGACTCTGCTCACGGCGTTAGCCACAGATTTTGATGAGTCGAATGCTGCGTTAGTCATTTGTCCTATGCACGCCGACAATGCTGAAATTCGTCGCAAGATTTTAGTGCAATTGGTGTCATCTCCGATTTTTGATGACGAAATCTCCCTCGCTGAAACCATACTGCGCGTCGCGCCGAAACAAAGTAAGCCGCTGCACATCATTATCGATGATGCTCATTTACTCTCTAAAGAATTGTGGGCCGAGTGCATCATACTCAATCAAGTGCAATGTGCGGGTCAGCGTATCGCCGTGACATTGGCAGTCCCGCCTGCATTTTTAGCCGACTTACTTCCCCAGCTGCCAGAGTCGTTAAGACGACAAATCCTGCCGGTCAGTATTGATCTCTTAAGCCTGCCGGAGCGCGAAGCACTGTATCAAACCTTGCTACGATATAGTGACCAAAACCCGTTTACGCCAAGGGACATAGTGCGCGCTCAGCTTGAGAAGCAAACGGGCACTCCTCAGGAGGTGGTTGCCTTACTGGAGCTGGCTCTTCACGGCCAAGGTGAGAAAAAATCAGTATGGACACAATATATAGTCGCGCTTATTGGGCTCGCCAGTGTGCTGATTACCATAGTAATTTGGCTTGGTCTGGCTAAACCCTTTTCCAGTGAGCCAATTCCTGAGGTCGTGACTTATCCTGCTGTGGATTCCGCAGAGTTTCTTGCCCATGGCAAACAGATACTAGCGCCGTATTTTAAGCAGCAAGCCGAGTCGTTAACGCAGGCATTATTAGCGGAAGCGGTGGAACAAGCGGACCCATTGGCTAAGTTCCATGGGGAAGAGCCTCAAGCGGAAGGTGAGAGTGGCATAGCGCCACCAGTCGATGAAGCGACAAGTAAGGGCGACAGCACCGTCACCGAGGTTGATAACGCAGAGCCTGCGCCAGCTCCTACAGAGCACGCGAAAGAAGACTCAGCGACTCAGGTGGTGAATGCAACTCCTGAGCCTGCATCACCCGTATCGGTACGGCCAAAAACGGGCTATGCCATCCAAATCGCTACAGTCTCCCAGCGTGAAACTGTGCAGTCACTCCTTAAGAAACTGCATAATGTGCCAGAGGTGCGAGTCGCCAAGTACAAACATTTTTGGGTGGTGTTGGTAGGGCAGTTTAACGACAGTCAATCGGCGCAGCAGGCGGCCGCAGAATTGGTCAAAGAGTATCATCTTAGCCAACCCCTGATAAAAAAATGGGCAGAACTCGGCGGTTATCAACTACAAGAAACGCGCTCAAGCGGTGAAATTTCAGAATAA
- a CDS encoding Dam family site-specific DNA-(adenine-N6)-methyltransferase encodes MIKKHRAFLKWAGGKFKLVDELANYLPTGERLVEPFVGAGSVFLNTDYPSYLLCDINQDLINLYNIVKERPAEYIEAAKKLFVDEMNQKDAYYRVRTDFNKSRDPFLRSVYFLYLNRHGFNGLCRYNRKGGFNVPFGSYKKPYFPEKEILAFSKKAQRAEFKCIGYEKAFEQIRTGDVIYCDPPYAPLSTTASFTTYVGAGFSLDDQALLARYSRHMALEQRIPVVISNHDIPLTRELYRGAHLAKIQVQRNISQNGSGRNKVDELIALYDENYDPQDD; translated from the coding sequence ATGATCAAAAAACATAGAGCCTTCCTGAAATGGGCCGGCGGAAAATTTAAATTGGTGGATGAGCTAGCGAACTACTTACCGACAGGTGAGCGTTTAGTTGAGCCCTTTGTCGGCGCAGGTTCAGTCTTTTTAAATACTGACTACCCCAGCTATTTACTCTGCGACATCAATCAAGATCTGATTAATCTCTACAACATAGTGAAAGAAAGGCCCGCCGAATACATTGAGGCGGCCAAGAAGCTATTCGTCGATGAGATGAATCAAAAGGATGCCTACTACCGCGTGCGTACAGACTTTAATAAATCCCGCGATCCTTTTTTGCGCTCGGTTTATTTTTTGTACTTGAATCGCCATGGTTTTAATGGTCTGTGCCGTTATAACCGCAAAGGGGGCTTTAATGTGCCCTTTGGCTCCTACAAGAAACCGTATTTCCCTGAGAAGGAAATCCTAGCCTTTTCAAAGAAAGCTCAGCGCGCCGAGTTTAAGTGCATCGGCTATGAAAAAGCCTTCGAGCAAATCCGCACTGGCGATGTAATCTATTGCGATCCGCCCTATGCGCCGCTATCGACCACTGCAAGTTTTACCACCTATGTTGGTGCCGGTTTTAGTCTGGATGATCAGGCGCTGCTGGCGCGTTATTCGCGGCATATGGCGTTAGAGCAACGCATTCCTGTCGTGATTAGTAACCATGATATTCCACTGACACGTGAGTTGTATCGCGGTGCACACCTTGCCAAGATCCAAGTGCAGCGCAACATTAGCCAAAATGGCAGTGGTCGTAACAAAGTTGATGAGCTGATTGCGTTGTACGATGAGAATTATGATCCGCAGGATGATTGA
- a CDS encoding DUF2970 domain-containing protein, whose product MLSRIWQVFHSTIAAFFGVQSDRNRQKDFQTNSPLPYILMGIVLAIALVASLILLVSQVVG is encoded by the coding sequence ATGCTAAGCCGGATCTGGCAAGTCTTTCACAGTACAATAGCCGCCTTCTTTGGGGTGCAGTCAGATAGAAATCGTCAAAAAGACTTCCAGACCAATTCACCATTACCGTATATTTTGATGGGAATCGTGTTAGCGATAGCCTTAGTTGCCAGCCTTATTTTGCTGGTTAGCCAAGTCGTTGGTTAA
- a CDS encoding phosphoglycolate phosphatase, whose protein sequence is MREQIKAIAFDLDGTLIDSVPDLAVATQAALAELGLATCTEAQVRTWVGNGAEMLMRRAMSHALGTDVEQTALDAAMPIFMHHYQENLEKHSALYADVHQVLQILFDAGFKLAVVTNKPYRFTLPLLEAFKINDFFSLVLGGDSLAKMKPDPLPLEHLLAEWQLDKSELLMVGDSKNDILAAKAAGVASIGLTYGYNYGEDIGLTGPDAVCEQFVEILRWLNLAQPV, encoded by the coding sequence ATGCGGGAACAGATTAAAGCGATTGCCTTTGATCTCGACGGCACACTGATTGACAGTGTGCCTGATCTTGCGGTCGCGACCCAGGCGGCACTCGCCGAATTAGGTTTAGCAACGTGTACCGAGGCACAGGTGAGAACTTGGGTGGGCAATGGGGCAGAAATGCTGATGCGCCGCGCCATGAGTCACGCTTTAGGTACAGACGTTGAGCAAACGGCATTGGATGCGGCTATGCCCATCTTTATGCATCACTATCAAGAAAACCTTGAGAAGCACAGTGCACTCTATGCCGATGTGCATCAAGTGCTGCAAATCCTGTTTGATGCGGGATTTAAGCTGGCTGTGGTGACCAATAAACCTTATCGCTTTACCTTGCCTTTGCTTGAAGCCTTTAAGATTAATGACTTCTTTAGCTTAGTGCTTGGTGGCGATTCGCTGGCGAAGATGAAGCCCGATCCATTACCGCTCGAGCATCTATTAGCCGAATGGCAACTGGATAAAAGTGAGTTGTTGATGGTGGGCGATTCTAAAAATGACATTTTAGCGGCGAAAGCGGCGGGTGTTGCATCAATCGGCTTGACCTATGGCTACAACTACGGTGAAGATATTGGGCTCACTGGCCCTGACGCTGTATGTGAGCAGTTTGTCGAGATCCTGCGCTGGCTAAATCTCGCTCAGCCAGTTTAA
- the dolP gene encoding division/outer membrane stress-associated lipid-binding lipoprotein, translated as MRYAAPLLMVCMLLQGCAGAVMVGAVSGAMMANDERSVKTQLDDTNTDFKITSALLEHEDLKKQTNITGVSVNGNVLMIGQAPNSMLRDKAIKVVQDLKLGGKIHNQIRIGNPTSFTTRSNDTWVTTKVKGRMLNEKELDVTRIKVITENGEVFLLGLIHRSQADMAVDIARNTAGVRKVVKVFEYIE; from the coding sequence ATGAGATATGCTGCCCCACTGTTAATGGTTTGCATGCTGCTGCAAGGTTGCGCCGGTGCCGTTATGGTGGGTGCAGTCAGTGGTGCCATGATGGCCAACGATGAGCGTTCGGTGAAGACTCAGCTCGACGATACCAATACCGATTTTAAGATCACCAGCGCCCTACTGGAGCATGAAGATCTGAAGAAACAAACGAATATCACGGGTGTTTCGGTTAACGGTAATGTGCTGATGATTGGCCAAGCCCCCAATTCTATGTTGAGGGATAAAGCTATTAAGGTCGTACAAGATCTTAAGCTTGGCGGTAAAATCCACAATCAGATCCGCATCGGTAACCCGACCTCTTTCACCACCCGTAGCAATGACACTTGGGTGACAACGAAAGTGAAGGGACGCATGCTCAACGAGAAAGAGTTGGATGTCACCCGCATTAAGGTCATCACTGAAAACGGTGAAGTCTTCCTACTCGGACTCATTCACCGCTCTCAGGCCGACATGGCCGTCGATATCGCGCGCAACACTGCGGGCGTGCGTAAAGTCGTTAAAGTATTCGAATACATCGAATAA
- a CDS encoding phosphoheptose isomerase, which produces MLERIKDSFTESIQTKIDAAEALPESIAKAAEMMVQCLLGGNKILACGNGGSAGDAQHFSAELLNRYEIERPPLPAIALSTDTSTITAIANDYSYDEIFSKQILALGQPGDILLAISTSGNSGNVIKAMEAALSRDMTIVALTGKDGGAMAGLLSVGDVEIRVPSNVTARIQEVHLLVIHCLCDNIDRTLFPQDEQQ; this is translated from the coding sequence ATGTTAGAACGCATTAAAGACAGCTTTACTGAATCTATCCAGACCAAAATCGATGCAGCCGAAGCACTGCCAGAATCCATCGCCAAAGCGGCCGAGATGATGGTGCAATGTCTTTTGGGCGGCAATAAAATTCTTGCCTGCGGTAACGGTGGCAGTGCCGGTGATGCTCAGCACTTCTCGGCCGAGCTATTAAACCGCTACGAAATTGAACGTCCACCATTGCCCGCGATTGCGCTGTCAACCGACACTTCAACCATCACTGCGATTGCCAACGACTACAGCTATGATGAGATTTTCTCAAAACAAATCTTAGCTTTAGGTCAACCCGGTGACATTCTGTTAGCGATTTCCACCAGCGGTAACTCAGGCAACGTGATTAAAGCTATGGAAGCAGCCCTGAGCCGCGATATGACTATCGTTGCCTTAACCGGTAAAGACGGTGGCGCGATGGCGGGATTACTGAGCGTTGGCGACGTGGAAATCCGTGTACCTTCTAACGTGACAGCACGTATTCAAGAAGTGCACTTATTGGTTATCCATTGCCTGTGTGACAATATCGACCGCACGCTCTTCCCGCAGGACGAACAGCAATGA
- a CDS encoding YraN family protein yields the protein MTLGQQAESLAQGYLEHQGLTFVERNVRYPFGEIDLVMRHKHHWVFVEVKYRSANQFGGAIQALSKAQIGRIRMAASHYLQTHKLDVPCRFDVVAIEDAQIHWLVDAF from the coding sequence ATGACACTCGGACAGCAGGCAGAGTCGCTCGCTCAAGGTTACCTCGAACATCAAGGGTTAACCTTTGTCGAGCGCAATGTCCGCTATCCCTTTGGTGAAATAGACCTCGTCATGCGCCATAAACACCACTGGGTATTTGTTGAAGTAAAATATCGCTCAGCAAATCAATTTGGCGGCGCAATACAAGCACTTAGCAAAGCACAAATCGGCAGGATCCGCATGGCGGCCAGCCATTATTTACAGACGCATAAACTGGATGTGCCGTGCCGATTCGACGTTGTCGCCATCGAAGACGCGCAAATCCACTGGCTAGTCGATGCCTTTTAA
- a CDS encoding penicillin-binding protein activator — MLKSLNTTKFVSVAILSAVLAGCGSQAPSSTGTAPTVATSLASAPLAPNVYLAQAANSKDPQQRDTNLLLAAHAYINANDYAAAQKLLKSMQPSLTQTPTLVAEHKYLTARVLEHTSTYVEALKTLSYPSTWVLPGWQMAAYHQFRAHLFQLNKQPIEQVRELSLLTTYLPPAEASEVNNQIWQVLQPMHEQTLQTFIRDANNPVFAGWLQLAYIAKHYAVDPNQLVRYLGDWQKQNPYHPAAAKLPTDLDRALNAKPFMPKNIAVLLPLTGQRAGAANAIRQGILASYLAKPNDQVAVNFYDTANDAVAAYQQAVNAGAEFIIGPLLPNEIDQLLALNSNTSPATSTPSSSAPATPAAPTAPIPQLFLNQTDKFVPDINKFYFALSPAQEAADAATRMYQDGVTMPLLLASNDATGKRMAESFIQAWKKKSDTPIEVYYYDGGDKMKTTVQDALGVRDSQARIARIKELLGNSVQADFRSRQDIDAIYMISTPQDLTLLKAFIDVNFSVFTQPVPLYTSSRSRIDNESSQTAQDLNNLTMSDAPWLMQNSEENLMVNTLWSGWNNGQKRLFVMGYDAMDLISKLAQMRSFTGYQFNGRSGVLSVNPDGVINRQLSWGRYQRGSFRQL; from the coding sequence GTGTTAAAAAGCCTGAATACAACTAAGTTCGTTTCCGTGGCCATTTTATCCGCAGTGTTGGCGGGTTGCGGCAGCCAAGCGCCCAGCTCAACCGGTACCGCCCCCACAGTGGCCACCTCTTTAGCCTCTGCACCATTGGCGCCCAATGTGTATTTAGCACAGGCCGCGAATAGCAAAGATCCGCAGCAGCGCGATACTAACCTGCTGCTGGCGGCGCATGCCTATATCAATGCCAATGACTATGCGGCGGCGCAGAAACTGCTGAAGTCGATGCAACCAAGCCTGACTCAGACACCCACTCTGGTGGCCGAGCATAAATACCTGACGGCGCGGGTATTAGAGCATACATCGACCTATGTCGAGGCGCTCAAGACTCTGAGCTATCCAAGCACTTGGGTTTTACCCGGCTGGCAAATGGCCGCGTATCATCAATTTAGAGCGCATTTGTTCCAGTTGAATAAGCAACCTATCGAGCAAGTGCGCGAGCTGAGTTTATTGACCACCTATTTACCGCCCGCCGAGGCGAGTGAAGTCAATAACCAAATCTGGCAAGTGTTGCAGCCAATGCATGAGCAAACCCTGCAAACCTTTATCCGCGATGCCAACAACCCAGTATTTGCCGGTTGGTTGCAACTCGCCTATATCGCCAAACATTATGCGGTCGACCCCAACCAACTGGTTCGTTACTTAGGCGACTGGCAAAAGCAAAATCCTTATCATCCAGCGGCGGCCAAATTACCGACCGATTTGGATCGGGCGCTCAATGCCAAGCCATTTATGCCGAAGAATATCGCCGTTCTGCTTCCGCTTACAGGCCAGCGTGCGGGTGCCGCCAACGCGATTCGCCAAGGGATTTTGGCCAGCTATTTAGCCAAACCGAACGATCAGGTTGCGGTTAATTTTTACGATACCGCCAATGATGCCGTAGCGGCCTATCAGCAAGCGGTGAACGCGGGCGCCGAGTTTATTATTGGCCCATTACTGCCAAATGAAATCGATCAATTGCTGGCACTGAACAGCAACACCAGCCCTGCGACCAGCACGCCATCGAGCTCTGCACCTGCCACGCCCGCAGCACCGACTGCACCGATCCCGCAGCTATTTTTGAATCAAACTGATAAGTTTGTGCCCGATATCAATAAGTTCTACTTTGCGCTGTCACCAGCCCAAGAAGCTGCCGATGCCGCAACGCGCATGTATCAAGATGGTGTGACTATGCCATTGCTGCTCGCCAGCAACGATGCCACAGGCAAACGCATGGCAGAAAGCTTTATCCAAGCTTGGAAAAAGAAAAGCGATACCCCTATCGAAGTCTATTACTACGATGGTGGCGATAAGATGAAAACCACAGTACAGGATGCACTCGGTGTTCGCGATAGCCAAGCGCGTATCGCGCGGATAAAGGAGCTGCTCGGCAATTCGGTACAAGCCGATTTTCGTTCGCGCCAAGATATCGATGCGATTTATATGATCTCGACGCCGCAGGATTTAACCTTGCTCAAAGCCTTTATCGATGTGAACTTCAGCGTCTTTACTCAGCCAGTGCCGCTATACACCTCAAGCCGCAGCCGCATCGACAACGAGTCTAGCCAAACGGCGCAGGATTTAAATAACCTGACCATGAGCGATGCACCTTGGCTAATGCAAAACAGTGAAGAAAACCTGATGGTTAACACTCTGTGGTCCGGCTGGAATAACGGCCAGAAACGCCTATTCGTGATGGGCTATGATGCCATGGATTTGATCAGCAAACTGGCGCAGATGCGCTCATTCACGGGTTACCAGTTCAATGGTCGTAGCGGCGTGTTATCCGTCAATCCTGACGGCGTGATTAACCGCCAATTAAGCTGGGGACGCTATCAGAGAGGCAGTTTCCGTCAACTATGA